One part of the Eucalyptus grandis isolate ANBG69807.140 chromosome 10, ASM1654582v1, whole genome shotgun sequence genome encodes these proteins:
- the LOC104423681 gene encoding non-specific lipid-transfer protein 2P has translation MTRKGPSPLVTSLLVTALILSSQLAPRVEAVCDASRLLPCLPAFGSPYVQPTAECCGRLKEQQPCLCDFMKDPRYRKYVDSPRAKEILQTCQIPYPRC, from the coding sequence ATGACGAGGAAGGGACCTTCTCCTCTTGTCACCTCGCTTCTCGTGACGGCACTCATCCTGTCGAGCCAACTCGCGCCAAGAGTGGAGGCCGTGTGCGACGCTAGCCGGCTCCTCCCCTGCTTGCCTGCGTTCGGTTCCCCATACGTGCAGCCGACGGCTGAGTGCTGCGGCAGGCTGAAAGAGCAGCAGCCGTGCCTCTGCGACTTCATGAAGGACCCGCGCTACAGAAAGTACGTGGATTCTCCCAGGGCCAAGGAAATCTTGCAAACCTGTCAAATTCCCTACCCTCGGTGTTAA